From one Solanum stenotomum isolate F172 chromosome 12, ASM1918654v1, whole genome shotgun sequence genomic stretch:
- the LOC125849402 gene encoding cullin-3A-like, with the protein MSAPKKKNFQIEAFKHRVVVDPKYAEKTWKILEHAIHEIYNHNASGLSFEELYRNAYNMVLHKFGEKLYSGLVSTMTAHLKEIAKHIESTQGGLFLEELNRIWAEHNKALQMIRDILMYMDRTFIPSTHKTPVHELGLNLWRDNIIHSSKIHKRLQDTLLELVQHERTGEVINRGLMRNVIQMLMDLGSSVYQEDFEKPFLDVSADFYRLESQQYIECCDCGDYLKKAEKRLTEEIERVSHYLDTKSEPKLTNVVEKEMIESHMHRLVHMENSGLVNMIVNDKYEDLGRMYNLFRRVSTGLALIRDVMTSHIREIGKQLVTDPEKLKDPVDFVQRLLDEKDKHDKIISSAFNNDKTFQNALNSSFEFFINLNPRSPEFISLFVDDKLRKGLKGVTEEDVEIILDKVMMLFRYLQEKDVFEKYYKQHLAKRLLSGKTVSDDAERSLIVKLKTECGYQFTSKLEGMFTDMKTSQDTMQGFHAAAGADLAEGPSLTVQVLTTGSWPTQSVNTCNLPSEILGVCDRFKTYYLGTHTGRRLSWQTNMGTADLKATFGKGQKHELNVSTYQMCILMLFNKADRMSYKEIEQATEIPASDLKRCLQSLACVKGKNVLRKEPMSKDIAEDDAFYFNDKFSSKFYKVKIGTVVAQKESEPEKQETRQRVEEDRKPQIEAAIVRIMKSRRVLDHNNIVAEVTKQLQSRFLPNPVVIKKRIESLIEREFLERDKTDRKLYRYLA; encoded by the exons atgagtgcaccgaagaaaaaaaatttccagataGAGGCATTTAAGCATCGGGTTGTTGTGGATCCGAAGTATGCTGAGAAAACTTGGAAGATCCTTGAACATGCGATTCATGAGATTTATAATCATAACGCCAGTGGTCTAAGTTTTGAAGAGCTCTATAG AAATGCATATAACATGGTACTACACAAATTTGGGGAGAAGCTCTATTCAGGACTTGTGTCAACTATGACAGCACATTTGAAGGAAATTGCAAAACATATTGAATCTACTCAGGGAGGGCTGTTTCTTGAAGAACTGAATCGGATATGGGCAGAGCATAACAAGGCACTGCAAATGATTCGAGATATATTGATGTATATGGATAGAACTTTCATTCCCAGTACACATAAAACACCTGTTCATGAGCTTGGTTTGAATTTATGGAGAGACAACATCATCCACTCTAGCAAAATACACAAAAGGCTTCAGGACACACTTCTTGAACTAGTTCAACATGAGAGGACCGGTGAAGTGATAAACAGGGGTTTGATGAGGAATGTAATACAAATGCTAATGGATTTAGGTTCTTCAGTATACCAAGAAGACTTTGAAAAGCCGTTTCTTGATGTCTCGGCTGATTTCTATCGGCTTGAGTCTCAGCAATACATTGAGTGCTGTGATTGTGGGGATTATCTGAAGAAAGCTGAGAAACGTCTTACCGAAGAGATTGAAAGAGTGTCCCACTATCTAGATACAAAAAGTGAACCCAAACTTACTAATGTCGTGGAGAAAGAGATGATTGAAAGCCATATGCACAGGCTGGTTCATATGGAGAACTCGGGATTAGTGAATATGATCGTAAATGACAAGTACGAAGATTTAGGAAGGATGTACAACTTGTTCCGAAGAGTGTCAACTGGGCTCGCACTGATTAGAGATGTCATGACTTCTCATATTAGAGAAATTGGTAAGCAGCTTGTCACTGATCCAGAAAAGTTGAAGGATCCTGTAGACTTTGTGCAGAGGCTTTTGGATGAGAAGGATAAGCATGATAAGATCATTAGTTCAGCATTTAACAATGACAAAACATTCCAGAATGCTCTCAATTCCTCATTTGAGTTCTTCATTAATCTGAATCCACGATCACCAGAGTTCATCTCTTTGTTTGTGGATGACAAACTTCGGAAAGGGCTGAAAGGGGTTACTGAGGAGGATGTAGAGATCATATTAGACAAAGTGATGATGCTCTTCCGCTACCTTCAGGAGAAAGATGTGTTTGAGAAGTACTACAAGCAGCACTTGGCAAAGAGGCTACTCTCAGGGAAGACGGTATCTGATGACGCAGAGAGAAGTTTGATAGTTAAGCTTAAAACAGAATGCGGGTACCAGTTCACCTCAAAACTGGAAGGCATGTTTACTGATATGAAGACTTCACAGGATACAATGCAGGGTTTTCATGCTGCTGCGGGTGCTGATCTTGCAGAGGGTCCTTCACTTACTGTCCAGGTTCTTACTACTGGGTCCTGGCCAACACAATCTGTTAATACTTGCAATCTTCCTTCGGAAATCTTAGGGGTCTGTGATAGGTTCAAGACATACTATCTGGGGACCCATACGGGTAGGAGGTTGTCATGGCAGACAAATATGGGGACTGCTGATCTGAAAGCTACATTTGGAAAGGGACAGAAGCATGAGCTTAATGTTTCCACTTATCAGATGTGCATCCTTATGTTGTTTAACAAAGCGGATCGAATGAGTTACAAAGAAATTGAACAGGCTACGGAAATACCAGCTTCAGACTTAAAGAGGTGCTTACAATCTCTCGCTTGTGTCAAGGGGAAGAATGTTTTGAGGAAGGAGCCAATGAGCAAGGATATTGCTGAAGATGATGCCTTTTACTTCAATGATAAATTCTCGAGCAAGTTCTACAAGGTGAAGATAGGTACTGTTGTTGCACAAAAGGAGTCAGAGCCTGAGAAACAGGAGACTAGGCAGAGAGTGGAGGAGGACCGAAAACCACAGATTGAGGCAGCAATTGTCAGAATCATGAAATCTCGGAGGGTGCTAGATCACAACAATATAGTTGCCGAAGTAACAAAGCAGCTACAGTCTCGATTCCTGCCAAACCCTGTTGTCATAAAGAAACGAATTGAGTCTTTGATTGAGCGTGAATTCTTGGAGAGGGATAAAACCGATAGGAAGTTGTATCGTTATCTGGCTTGA
- the LOC125846763 gene encoding tubulin alpha chain-like has protein sequence MRECISIHIGQAGIQVGNACWELYCLEHGIKPDGQMPGDVTVGGGDDAFNTFFSETGAGKHVPRAVFVDLEPTVIDEVRTGTYRQLFHPEQLISGKEDAANNFARGHYTIGKEIVDLCLDRIRKLADNCTGLQGFLVFHAVGGGTGSGLGSLLLERLSVDYGKKSKLGFTIYPSPQVSTAVVEPYNSVLSTHSLLEHTDVAILLDNEAIYDICRKSLDIERPTYTNLNRLISQVISSLTASLRFDGALNVDVNEFQTNLVPYPRIHFMLSSYAPVISAEKAYHEQLSVAEITNTAFEPSSMMVKCDPRHGKYMACCLMYRGDVVPKDVNAAVATIKTKRTIQFVDWCPTGFKCGINYQPPTVVPGGDLAKVQRAVCMISNSTSVAEVFSRIDHKFDLMYAKRAFVHWYVGEGMEEGEFSEAREDLAALEKDYEEVGCESGDGEDDENEEY, from the exons ATGAGAGAGTGCATCTCCATCCACATTGGTCAGGCCGGAATCCAGGTCGGAAACGCCTGTTGGGAGCTTTACTGCCTCGAACACGGTATCAAG CCTGATGGACAAATGCCCGGAGACGTCACTGTTGGAGGAGGAGATGATGCTTTCAACACGTTTTTCAGTGAAACGGGTGCTGGAAAGCATGTACCTCGTGCTGTCTTTGTAGATCTGGAACCTACTGTTATTGATGAGGTGAGGACCGGAACTTACCGTCAGTTGTTCCACCCTGAACAGCTCATCAGCGGCAAAGAAGATGCTGCTAACAACTTTGCCAGAGGACATTATACAA TTGGGAAAGAGATTGTGGATCTGTGTCTTGATAGAATAAGGAAGTTAGCTGACAACTGCACTGGGCTTCAGGGATTTTTGGTGTTCCATGCTGTTGGTGGAGGGACTGGTTCAGGGCTTGGTTCTCTACTTCTTGAGAGGCTTTCTGTTGACTACGGAAAGAAATCCAAGCTTGGATTCACCATTTACCCTTCACCTCAGGTCTCTACTGCTGTAGTTGAGCCTTACAACTCTGTGCTCTCAACACACTCGCTTCTTGAACACACTGATGTTGCTATCCTTTTGGATAATGAAGCCATTTATGACATTTGCCGTAAATCTCTCGACATTGAAAGACCTACTTACACCAATCTTAACAGGCTTATTTCTCAG GTTATCTCATCGCTGACAGCTTCTCTGCGTTTCGATGGTGCTTTGAATGTGGATGTAAATGAGTTCCAAACTAACTTGGTTCCATACCCAAGGATTCATTTCATGCTTTCTTCATATGCGCCTGTGATCTCTGCTGAGAAGGCCTACCATGAACAACTTTCTGTTGCTGAAATTACTAACACTGCTTTTGAGCCATCGTCTATGATGGTCAAGTGTGACCCACGCCATGGGAAATACATGGCCTGCTGTTTGATGTACAGAGGTGATGTTGTACCCAAGGATGTGAACGCTGCTGTAGCCACAATTAAGACTAAGAGGACCATTCAGTTTGTGGACTGGTGCCCAACTGGGTTCAAATGTGGTATCAATTACCAGCCACCAACTGTTGTCCCTGGTGGAGACTTAGCCAAGGTGCAGAGAGCTGTTTGTATGATTTCAAATTCCACTAGTGTTGCTGAGGTCTTCTCAAGAATTGACCACAAGTTCGATTTGATGTACGCAAAGAGGGCTTTTGTTCACTGGTATGTGGGTGAAGGTATGGAGGAAGGAGAGTTCTCTGAGGCTAGAGAAGATTTGGCTGCGCTTGAGAAGGACTATGAGGAAGTTGGATGTGAGTCTGGTGATggtgaagatgatgaaaatgaagagtATTAG
- the LOC125847488 gene encoding non-specific lipid-transfer protein A-like translates to MKGAAVLVSLFMLVVVVVQLGEAINCGEVGGALGPCVPYLTQGGDPSGSCCDGVKKVVQLTPTQQDREDACECMKAAAARYSNLKPDAASNLPSRCGVTTAIPIISPTTNCKSVP, encoded by the exons atgaagggaGCTGCAGTTTTAGTGAGTTTGTTTATGTTGGTAGTTGTTGTAGTACAACTAGGAGAAGCGATAAATTGTGGTGAAGTTGGTGGAGCACTAGGTCCTTGTGTGCCTTATTTGACACAAGGTGGAGATCCATCAGGTTCATGTTGTGATGGTGTGAAAAAAGTTGTACAACTAACGCCAACACAACAAGACAGGGAAGATGCTTGTGAATGTATGAAAGCTGCTGCAGCTCGTTACTCTAATCTTAAACCAGATGCTGCATCTAATCTCCCTTCACGCTGTGGTGTTACTACTGCTATACCAATAATCTCTCCTACTACTAACTGCAAAAG CGTTCCTTGA
- the LOC125849401 gene encoding cullin-3A-like, producing the protein MSAPKKKNFQIEAFKHRVVVDPKYAEKTWKILEHAIHEIYNHNASGLSFEELYRNAYNMVLHKFGEKLYSGLVSTMTAHLKEIAKHIESTQGGLFLEELNRIWAEHNKALQMIRDILMYMDRTFIPSTHKTPVHELGLNLWRDNIIHSSKIHKRLQDTLLELVQHERTGEVINRGLMRNVIQMLMDLGSSVYQEDFEKPFLDVSADFYRLESQQYIECCDCGDYLKKAEKRLTEEIERVSHYLDTKSEPKLTNVVEKEMIESHMHRLVHMENSGLVNMIVNDKYEDLGRMYNLFRRVSTGLALIRMYKLTNVVEKEMIESHMHRLVHMENSGLVNMIVNDKYEDLGRMYNLFRRVSTGLALIRDVMTSHIREIGKQLVTGPEKLKDPVDFVQRLLDEKDKHDKIISSAFNNDKTFQNALNSSFEFFINLNPRSPEFISLFVDDKLRKGLKGVTEEDVEIILDKVMMLFRYLQEKDVFEKYYKQHLAKRLLSGKTVSDDAERSLIVKLKTECGYQFTSKLEGMFTDMKTSQDTMQGFHAAAGADLAEGPSLTVQVLTTGSWPTQSVNTCNLPSEILGVCDRFKTYYLGTHTGRRLSWQTNMGTADLKATFGKGQKHELNVSTYQMCILMLFNKADRMSYKEIEQATEIPASDLKRCLQSLACVKGKNVLRKEPMSKDIAEDDAFYFNDKFSSKFYKVKIGTVVAQKESEPEKQETRQRVEEDRKPQIEAAIVRIMKSRRVLDHNNIVAEVTKQLQSRFLPNPVVIKKRIESLIEREFLERDKTDRKLYRYLA; encoded by the exons atgagtgcaccgaagaaaaaaaatttccagataGAGGCATTTAAGCATCGTGTTGTAGTGGATCCGAAGTATGCTGAAAAAACTTGGAAGATCCTTGAACATGCGATTCATGAGATTTACAATCATAACGCCAGTGGTCTAAGTTTTGAAGAGCTCTATAG AAATGCATATAACATGGTACTACACAAATTTGGGGAGAAGCTCTATTCAGGACTTGTGTCAACTATGACAGCACATTTGAAGGAAATTGCAAAACATATTGAATCTACTCAGGGAGGGCTGTTTCTTGAAGAACTGAATCGGATATGGGCAGAGCATAACAAGGCACTGCAAATGATTCGAGATATATTGATGTATATGGATAGAACTTTCATTCCCAGTACACATAAAACACCTGTTCATGAGCTTGGTTTGAATTTATGGAGAGACAACATCATCCACTCTAGCAAAATACACAAAAGGCTTCAGGACACACTTCTTGAACTAGTTCAGCATGAGAGGACCGGTGAAGTGATAAACAGGGGTTTGATGAGGAATGTAATACAAATGCTAATGGATTTAGGTTCTTCAGTATACCAAGAAGACTTTGAAAAGCCGTTTCTTGATGTCTCGGCTGATTTCTATCGGCTTGAGTCTCAGCAATACATTGAGTGCTGTGATTGTGGGGATTATCTGAAGAAAGCTGAGAAACGTCTTACCGAAGAGATTGAAAGAGTGTCCCACTATTTAGATACAAAAAGTGAACCCAAACTTACTAATGTCGTGGAGAAAGAGATGATTGAAAGCCATATGCACAGGCTGGTTCATATGGAGAACTCGGGCTTAGTGAATATGATCGTAAATGACAAGTACGAAGATTTAGGAAGGATGTACAACTTGTTCCGAAGAGTGTCAACTGGGCTCGCACTGATTAGGATGTACAAACTTACTAATGTCGTGGAGAAAGAGATGATTGAAAGCCATATGCACAGGCTGGTTCATATGGAGAACTCGGGCTTAGTGAATATGATCGTAAATGACAAGTACGAAGATTTAGGAAGGATGTACAACTTGTTCCGAAGAGTGTCAACTGGGCTCGCACTGATTAGAGATGTCATGACTTCTCATATTAGAGAAATTGGTAAGCAGCTTGTCACTGGTCCAGAAAAGTTGAAGGATCCTGTAGACTTTGTGCAGAGGCTTTTGGATGAGAAGGATAAGCATGATAAGATCATTAGTTCAGCATTTAACAATGACAAAACATTCCAGAATGCTCTCAATTCCTCATTTGAGTTCTTCATTAATCTGAATCCACGATCACCAGAGTTCATCTCTTTGTTTGTGGATGACAAACTTCGGAAAGGGCTGAAAGGGGTTACTGAGGAGGATGTAGAGATCATATTAGACAAAGTGATGATGCTCTTCCGCTACCTTCAGGAGAAAGATGTGTTTGAGAAGTACTACAAGCAGCACTTGGCAAAGAGGCTACTCTCAGGGAAGACGGTATCTGATGACGCAGAGAGAAGTTTGATAGTTAAGCTTAAAACAGAATGCGGGTACCAGTTCACCTCAAAACTGGAAGGCATGTTTACTGATATGAAGACCTCACAGGATACAATGCAGGGTTTTCATGCTGCTGCGGGTGCTGATCTTGCAGAGGGTCCTTCACTTACTGTCCAGGTTCTTACTACTGGGTCCTGGCCAACACAATCTGTTAATACTTGCAATCTTCCTTCGGAAATCTTAGGGGTCTGTGATAGGTTCAAGACATACTATCTGGGGACCCATACGGGTAGGAGGTTGTCATGGCAGACAAATATGGGGACTGCTGATCTGAAAGCTACATTTGGAAAGGGACAGAAGCATGAGCTTAATGTTTCCACTTATCAGATGTGCATCCTTATGTTGTTTAACAAAGCGGATCGAATGAGTTACAAAGAAATTGAACAGGCTACGGAAATACCAGCTTCAGACTTAAAGAGGTGCTTACAATCTCTCGCTTGTGTCAAGGGGAAGAATGTTTTGAGGAAGGAGCCAATGAGCAAGGATATTGCTGAAGATGATGCCTTTTACTTCAATGATAAATTCTCGAGCAAGTTCTACAAGGTGAAGATAGGTACTGTTGTTGCACAAAAGGAGTCAGAGCCTGAGAAACAGGAGACTAGGCAGAGAGTGGAGGAGGACCGAAAACCACAGATTGAGGCAGCAATTGTCAGAATCATGAAATCTCGGAGGGTGCTAGATCACAACAATATAGTTGCCGAAGTAACAAAGCAGCTACAGTCTCGATTCCTGCCAAACCCTGTTGTCATAAAGAAACGAATTGAGTCTTTGATTGAGCGTGAATTCTTGGAGAGGGATAAAACCGATAGGAAGTTGTATCGTTATCTGGCTTGA
- the LOC125847487 gene encoding non-specific lipid-transfer protein A-like produces MKGAAVLVSLFMLVVVVQLGEAINCGEVGGALGPCVPYLTQGGDPSGSCCDGVKKVVQLTPTQQDREDACECMKAAAARYSNLKPDAASNLPSRCGVTTAIPISPTTNCKR; encoded by the coding sequence atgaagggaGCTGCAGTTTTAGTGAGTTTGTTTATGTTGGTAGTTGTAGTGCAACTAGGAGAAGCGATAAATTGTGGTGAAGTTGGTGGAGCACTAGGTCCTTGTGTGCCTTATTTGACACAAGGTGGAGATCCATCAGGTTCATGTTGTGATGGTGTGAAAAAAGTTGTACAACTAACGCCAACACAACAAGACAGGGAAGATGCTTGTGAATGTATGAAAGCTGCTGCAGCTCGTTACTCTAATCTTAAACCAGATGCTGCATCTAATCTCCCTTCACGCTGTGGTGTTACTACTGCTATACCAATCTCTCCTACTACTAACTGCAAAAGGTAA